The Impatiens glandulifera chromosome 3, dImpGla2.1, whole genome shotgun sequence genome contains a region encoding:
- the LOC124932351 gene encoding uncharacterized protein LOC124932351 has product MAKSQATKSPSSGSNAASCVVATIFLIFVIIIVLIIFFTIFKPKNPEISVNAVQLPVFSLVNGTVTFTFSQYVSVKNPNLDVFTHYDSSFQIFYAGVQVGVLFVPAGRIEAGRSQLFTATFSVRSFAIGGRDSTVEVGPKLTNGLVGSRIGPGMEIDSRLEMSGRVRLLHFFSHHVEAKSDCRIGISVSDGSIMGYRC; this is encoded by the exons ATGGCGAAATCGCAGGCGACCAAATCGCCGTCGTCTGGTTCAAACGCAGCTTCATGCGTTGTGGCTACAATCTTCTTAATCTTCGTGATCATCATAGTACTGATAATCTTCTTCACAATATTCAAACCTAAGAATCCTGAAATCTCCGTTAACGCCGTCCAACTTCCCGTCTTCTCCTTG GTTAACGGCACCGTTACTTTCACTTTCTCTCAGTACGTCTCCGTCAAGAACCCTAATTTGGATGTCTTCACTCACTACGACAGTTCTTTTCAGATCTTCTACGCCGGCGTTCAGGTCGGCGTTCTTTTTGTTCCCGCCGGGAGAATAGAAGCCGGTCGGAGTCAGCTCTTCACGGCAACCTTTTCCGTCAg atCATTTGCAATTGGGGGAAGAGATTCAACCGTGGAGGTTGGGCCCAAGTTAACAAACGGTTTGGTTGGATCTAGGATCGGGCCGGGTATGGAGATTGACTCGAGATTGGAGATGTCGGGTCGGGTTAGGCTATTGCATTTCTTCTCTCATCATGTTGAGGCTAAGTCCGATTGTAGGATTGGAATCTCTGTTAGTGACGGTTCTATAATGGGATATCGGTGCTAA